The proteins below are encoded in one region of Engraulis encrasicolus isolate BLACKSEA-1 chromosome 1, IST_EnEncr_1.0, whole genome shotgun sequence:
- the LOC134455234 gene encoding histone H4-like: protein MSGRGKGGKGLGKGGAKRHRKVLRDNIQGITKPAIRRLARRGGVKRISGLIYEETRGVLKVFLENVIRDSVTYTEHAKRKTVTAMDVVYALKRQGRTLYGFGG, encoded by the coding sequence ATGTCTGGAAGAGGTAAAGGAGGTAAGGGACTTGGAAAGGGAGGCGCCAAGCGTCATCGCAAGGTCCTTCGTGATAACATCCAGGGTATCACCAAGCCTGCAATCCGCCGCCTGGCTCGCCGTGGTGGCGTGAAGCGTATCTCTGGTCTGATCTACGAGGAGACCCGCGGTGTGCTCAAGGTGTTCCTGGAGAACGTGATACGTGATTCCGTTACCTACACCGAGCACGCCAAGAGGAAGACCGTGACTGCCATGGATGTGGTCTATGCTCTGAAACGTCAGGGCCGCACTCTGTACGGATTCGGCGGTTGA
- the LOC134455142 gene encoding histone H1-like, with translation MAEVAPTAVAKAPARGPTKAKRAVKKTGPSTAELVVKAVTASKDRKGVSLAAVKNALSASGYDVQKNNSRVKLAIKSLVNKGTLVQTKGTGASGSFKLNKQQLAAKKPAKKAAAKKAVKKPAAKKAPKAAKKPAKKAAKSPKKAKKTAVKKPVKKATKSPKKAKSAKKATKPKAPKAKKAVPKKR, from the coding sequence ATGGCGGAAGTAGCACCCACAGCAGTGGCGAAGGCTCCGGCTAGAGGCCCAACGAAAGCCAAGAGGGCAGTGAAGAAGACTGGACCCAGCACCGCAGAGCTGGTCGTGAAGGCGGTGACAGCGTCTAAGGACAGGAAGGGAGTCTCTCTGGCAGCCGTGAAGAACGCCCTGTCTGCTAGCGGATACGACGTGCAAAAGAACAATTCTCGTGTGAAATTGGCCATCAAGAGTCTGGTCAACAAAGGCACTTTGGTGCAAACCAAGGGCACTGGCGCGTCTGGCTCTTTCAAACTGAACAAGCAGCAGCTCGCAGCAAAGAAGCCCGCCAAGAAGGCAGCAGCCAAGAAAGCGGTGAAGAAGCCCGCGGCAAAGAAGGCCCCAAAGGCGGCCAAGAAACCAGCGAAGAAGGCCGCAAAAAGCCCCAAGAAGGCAAAGAAGACCGCGGTCAAGAAACCGGTGAAGAAGGCGACCAAGAGCCCCAAGAAGGCAAAGTCTGCGAAGAAGGCAACCAAGCCCAAGGCACCCAAGGCCAAGAAGGCTGTCCCCAAGAAACGTTAA
- the LOC134455176 gene encoding histone H3-like — MARTKQTARKSTGGKAPRKQLATKAARKSAPSTGGVKKPHRYRPGTVALREIRRFQKSTELLIRKLPFQRLVREIAQDFKTDLRFQSSAVMALQEASEAYLVGLFEDTNLCAIHAKRVTIMPKDIQLARRIRGERA; from the coding sequence ATGGCAAGAACCAAGCAGACTGCCCGCAAGTCCACTGGAGGCAAAGCCCCCCGTAAGCAGCTGGCCACCAAGGCTGCCCGCAAGAGCGCACCCTCCACTGGAGGGGTGAAGAAGCCCCATCGCTACAGGCCTGGCACCGTGGCGCTGAGGGAGATCCGTCGCTTCCAGAAGTCCACGGAGCTCCTGATCCGCAAGTTGCCCTTCCAGCGTCTGGTCAGGGAAATCGCCCAGGACTTCAAGACCGACCTGCGCTTCCAGAGCTCCGCCGTCATGGCTCTTCAGGAGGCTAGTGAGGCTTACCTGGTCGGCCTGTTCGAGGACACCAACCTGTGCGCCATCCACGCCAAGAGGGTTACCATCATGCCCAAGGACATCCAGCTGGCTCGCCGCATCCGTGGGGAGCGTGCTTAA
- the LOC134455187 gene encoding histone H2A-like, whose amino-acid sequence MSGRGKTGGKARAKSKTRSSRAGLQFPVGRVHRLLRKGNYGERIGAGAPVYLAAVLEYLTAEILELAGNAARDNKKTRIIPRHLQLAVRNDEELSKLLGKVTIAQGGVLPNIHAVLLPKKTAKAH is encoded by the coding sequence ATGAGCGGAAGAGGCAAGACCGGAGGGAAGGCTAGGGCCAAGTCCAAGACTCGTTCATCCAGGGCCGGACTCCAGTTCCCCGTGGGCCGTGTCCACAGGCTGCTCCGCAAGGGCAACTACGGTGAGCGCATTGGGGCCGGTGCTCCCGTGTACTTGGCCGCCGTGCTTGAATACCTGACCGCAGAGATATTGGAGTTGGCCGGCAACGCTGCCCGCGACAACAAGAAGACTCGAATCATCCCCCGCCACCTGCAGCTGGCTGTCCGCAACGACGAGGAGTTGAGCAAATTGCTCGGCAAAGTGACCATCGCTCAGGGAGGCGTGCTGCCCAACATCCACGCCGTGCTGTTGCCCAAGAAGACTGCCAAGGCCCACTAA
- the LOC134458429 gene encoding histone H1-like yields MADEAQAAPAPAKPSRKQMPNLPKARPCVGKLSIAITSSQEKKRGVSLAALRRALAEADPAKTAKRTAKKSPSVGELVVKAVTASKDRNGISLAAVKSALSAGGYGVQKNNSRVKMAIKSLVNKGTLVQTNGTGASGSFKLNKQQVVAKKKAAAKNKKPTKNVVAAKKTVVKKLPQKSPQKVRSGLKNTKKATAPKQVNHKPLKAKRVARK; encoded by the coding sequence ATGGCAGACGAGGCACAAGCAGCACCCGCCCCGGCGAAGCCCTCCAGAAAGCAGATGCCAAATCTCCCGAAAGCCCGCCCTTGCGTTGGCAAGTTGTCCATTGCCATAACTTCATcccaggagaagaagagaggggtctCGTTGGCAGCGCTGAGAAGGGCCCTAGCTGAGGCAGACCCCGCGAAGACCGCCAAGAGGACTGCCAAGAAGAGCCCCAGCGTCGGGGAGCTGGTCGTGAAGGCGGTGACAGCGTCCAAGGACAGAAACGGAATCTCTCTGGCAGCCGTGAAGAGCGCCCTGTCTGCGGGCGGTTACGGCGTGCAGAAGAACAACTCTCGTGTAAAGATGGCCATCAAGAGTCTGGTCAACAAAGGTACCCTGGTGCAAACCAATGGCACTGGCGCGTCTGGCTCTTTCAAACTGAACAAGCAGCAGGTTGTAGCGAAGAAGAAGGCAGCGGCCAAGAACAAGAAGCCGACAAAGAACGTCGTTGCAGCCAAGAAGACCGTTGTAAAGAAGTTACCGCAGAAGTCACCGCAGAAAGTCAGAAGTGGTCtcaaaaacacaaagaaagcTACAGCGCCCAAACAAGTTAATCACAAGCCATTAAAAGCCAAGCGTGTTGCCCGGAAATAA